One window of the Methyloprofundus sedimenti genome contains the following:
- a CDS encoding FxsA family protein codes for MNPIQLVFLAFLIVPFIEIYLLLQIGGIVGVFPTIILVVSTAIIGAGLLRHQGIATWQRFQENIQRGEVPAYEMVEGPILLVGGALLLTPGFFTDVIGFACLIPSVRRRIAQYIIEKRLIQAGVVPGQQKSKAEPGVIEGEFKRDD; via the coding sequence ATGAACCCCATCCAACTCGTCTTTTTAGCCTTTTTAATTGTCCCCTTTATAGAGATTTATCTGTTATTACAAATTGGAGGCATAGTTGGCGTATTTCCTACTATTATCCTGGTTGTGAGTACTGCAATAATCGGCGCAGGCCTGTTAAGACATCAAGGCATAGCAACCTGGCAGCGTTTTCAGGAAAACATACAACGCGGAGAAGTTCCTGCTTATGAAATGGTTGAAGGTCCTATTTTGCTGGTAGGAGGCGCATTATTATTAACACCGGGTTTTTTTACCGATGTTATTGGTTTTGCTTGCTTGATTCCTTCCGTGCGCAGAAGAATTGCGCAATACATCATTGAAAAACGTTTAATACAGGCGGGTGTAGTTCCGGGGCAACAAAAATCCAAAGCAGAACCAGGCGTAATAGAAGGGGAATTTAAGCGAGACGACTAA
- the dsbD gene encoding protein-disulfide reductase DsbD, whose product MHYLKFTFACFFILVSHWAYAIDPDQLLPPDQAFKVSATATEDGNVKISWLIADGYYLYRKKISFASKTNSIIIEQADLPAGEMKKDPNFGDMEIYRHSIESLLTLKRPATAVPFSVLIKHQGCSDLGLCYPPQSTIIDVHLPAIDTPQGSGSFNPLDQLSKGLNLGLQLFSDKLLPADEAFQFLATVKDGQTLNLQWRIADGYYLYREKFALQLSGATDTQILSYEIPHGKAKYDEAFGNVEILHDTLSVNVSLARSNPDAHEITLIAKFQGCAERGVCYPPMEQTVNLLLPAVSTAAISMPSGTVNNKPASEQDLIVESLQQDSFFLTLLSFLGFGLLLAFTPCVFPMIPILSGIIVGQGKDITNRKAFFLSFSFVLASAITYTVFGVLAALFGSNLQATFQAPWVIYLFSGIFIILSLSMFDFYHLELPKSLQSRLHNASNKHRDGSFIGAALMGVFSSLIVGPCVAAPLAAALMYIGQTGDLILGGSALFVMGFGMGIPLLIIGTSAGSLLPKAGHWLNTSKSVFGVIMLAVAVWMLERVIASEIIMLLWAMLCIIPAIYLRVLDPLQEVDSGWHKLWKGLGVILFAYGLLILIGLSAGSSNPLQPLKGLSSSSSGQQQEAPLAFKRINSLAELNQELQAASAQGKWVMLDFYADWCISCKEMEAYTLSKPEVKQALSGFVILQADVTENNEQDKALLKAFNLIGPPAILFFNLNQQEQFDARVIGYQKAESFLQNLSQLK is encoded by the coding sequence ATGCACTATTTGAAATTTACTTTTGCCTGCTTTTTTATTCTTGTTAGCCACTGGGCCTATGCCATTGATCCAGATCAGTTATTGCCGCCTGATCAAGCGTTTAAAGTCTCCGCTACAGCAACAGAGGACGGCAACGTAAAGATTTCCTGGTTAATTGCCGATGGATATTATTTGTATCGCAAGAAAATTTCCTTTGCCTCAAAAACCAATTCGATAATTATTGAGCAAGCTGATTTACCAGCCGGTGAAATGAAAAAAGATCCAAATTTTGGTGATATGGAAATTTATCGCCATTCTATAGAAAGTCTTTTAACACTAAAACGCCCTGCTACTGCTGTACCGTTTTCTGTATTAATCAAACACCAGGGCTGTTCAGATTTGGGGCTTTGTTATCCACCGCAAAGTACCATTATAGATGTTCATTTGCCTGCTATAGATACACCACAGGGTAGCGGTTCATTTAATCCCTTAGATCAGTTAAGTAAGGGGCTGAATCTAGGCCTTCAGCTATTTTCTGATAAATTATTGCCTGCTGATGAAGCTTTTCAATTTTTAGCCACAGTCAAAGATGGTCAAACATTAAATCTACAATGGCGCATAGCTGATGGCTACTATCTGTATCGGGAAAAATTTGCACTACAGTTATCAGGAGCCACTGATACGCAGATACTAAGTTATGAGATTCCTCACGGAAAAGCTAAATATGATGAAGCTTTTGGTAATGTAGAAATTTTGCATGATACTTTAAGTGTTAATGTGTCCCTTGCCCGCAGCAATCCCGACGCACACGAAATAACGCTTATTGCCAAGTTTCAAGGCTGTGCGGAGCGCGGGGTTTGTTATCCGCCGATGGAGCAGACAGTTAATTTACTCTTACCTGCTGTTTCAACTGCGGCAATCTCTATGCCTTCTGGTACAGTTAATAATAAACCCGCTTCTGAGCAAGACCTTATCGTTGAATCTTTACAACAGGATTCTTTCTTCCTGACCTTATTAAGCTTTTTAGGCTTTGGTTTATTATTAGCCTTTACTCCCTGTGTGTTTCCGATGATTCCCATTTTATCGGGAATTATTGTCGGCCAAGGCAAGGATATTACTAACCGCAAGGCTTTTTTCCTGTCTTTTAGTTTTGTCCTTGCTTCAGCAATTACCTATACTGTTTTTGGGGTGCTTGCGGCTTTATTTGGCAGTAATCTCCAGGCTACTTTTCAGGCACCCTGGGTGATTTATCTGTTCAGTGGTATTTTTATCATTTTATCCTTGTCGATGTTTGATTTTTATCATCTGGAACTGCCAAAATCCTTACAATCTCGTTTGCACAATGCCAGTAACAAGCACCGTGATGGATCTTTTATCGGTGCGGCTTTAATGGGTGTCTTTTCTTCGCTGATTGTCGGCCCTTGTGTGGCTGCACCGCTGGCAGCCGCACTGATGTATATTGGTCAGACAGGAGATCTCATTCTGGGCGGCTCTGCTTTATTTGTTATGGGCTTCGGCATGGGTATTCCACTACTGATTATTGGTACTTCGGCGGGTAGCTTATTACCCAAGGCGGGACACTGGCTTAATACCAGTAAATCAGTATTTGGGGTTATTATGCTGGCTGTCGCCGTGTGGATGTTAGAGCGTGTAATAGCATCTGAAATCATCATGTTATTGTGGGCAATGCTGTGCATTATTCCAGCTATTTACCTGCGTGTATTAGATCCTTTACAGGAAGTAGATAGCGGATGGCATAAGCTATGGAAGGGGTTAGGTGTTATTTTATTTGCTTATGGTTTACTGATTTTAATCGGCTTAAGTGCAGGCAGTAGTAATCCTTTGCAACCGTTAAAGGGCCTCTCATCAAGTTCGTCTGGTCAACAACAGGAAGCGCCGTTAGCGTTTAAAAGAATAAATTCTTTAGCAGAATTAAACCAGGAGTTGCAGGCCGCAAGCGCTCAGGGAAAATGGGTGATGCTGGATTTTTATGCTGACTGGTGTATTAGCTGTAAAGAGATGGAAGCCTATACTTTAAGCAAACCTGAAGTCAAGCAGGCACTGTCTGGTTTTGTTATCTTGCAGGCTGATGTAACTGAAAATAACGAACAGGATAAAGCTTTATTGAAAGCCTTTAATTTAATCGGCCCCCCCGCAATTTTGTTTTTCAATCTTAATCAGCAAGAACAATTCGATGCGCGAGTGATTGGTTATCAAAAGGCGGAAAGCTTTTTGCAAAATTTGTCACAGCTTAAATAA
- a CDS encoding TlpA family protein disulfide reductase, producing the protein MPKQFIALIFFVLLLVSSLFAWHTSQKPSQTQQAFALAEFSLPDLAGTIHSISEWHGKILIINFWATWCPPCLKEIPELIQLQAEYSSQNVQFIGIAIDEPGLVEDYLSFTDINYPVLIAESDGGGLSQKLGNTVNAIPFTAIVNQQKQVIFHHPGELSKQRLRELIEPLLSANQ; encoded by the coding sequence ATGCCTAAACAATTTATTGCTTTAATATTTTTTGTCCTCTTGCTGGTTAGCTCATTGTTTGCCTGGCATACTAGCCAGAAACCTTCCCAGACTCAGCAAGCTTTTGCATTGGCTGAGTTTTCCCTGCCCGATCTTGCTGGCACTATTCACTCTATTTCAGAGTGGCATGGAAAAATTTTAATTATTAATTTCTGGGCTACCTGGTGTCCTCCTTGCCTGAAAGAAATTCCTGAACTTATTCAGCTACAAGCAGAATATTCGAGCCAGAATGTTCAATTTATTGGCATAGCAATTGATGAACCCGGTTTAGTTGAAGACTACTTAAGCTTTACTGATATAAATTATCCTGTCCTGATTGCCGAGTCAGACGGGGGGGGGCTATCTCAAAAACTAGGTAATACTGTAAACGCCATTCCCTTTACCGCTATAGTAAACCAGCAGAAACAAGTTATTTTTCATCACCCTGGCGAGCTATCCAAGCAACGCTTACGAGAGCTGATTGAGCCATTATTAAGTGCGAACCAGTAA
- the aroQ gene encoding type II 3-dehydroquinate dehydratase, translated as MAKITILNGPNLNLLGVREPGHYGNKTLADIQKSTETLATQSGHSLNFYQNNAEHEIVELIHQAFAEQVDFIIINPAAFTHTSVAIRDALLATKIPFIEVHLSNVHARESFRKHSYFSDIAEGVICGLGATGYELALQAAHQILLERK; from the coding sequence ATGGCAAAAATCACAATTCTTAATGGCCCTAATCTCAACTTGCTTGGTGTTCGGGAGCCAGGTCATTATGGCAATAAAACTCTGGCTGACATTCAAAAAAGTACTGAAACACTCGCTACTCAATCTGGCCATAGTTTAAATTTTTATCAAAACAATGCAGAACACGAGATTGTTGAACTTATTCACCAGGCTTTTGCTGAGCAAGTTGATTTTATTATAATTAATCCTGCTGCATTTACCCATACCAGCGTCGCAATTCGCGATGCTTTATTAGCAACAAAAATTCCTTTTATAGAAGTCCATCTGTCCAATGTTCACGCGCGCGAGTCGTTTCGCAAACACTCCTATTTCTCTGATATTGCAGAGGGCGTTATTTGTGGACTTGGTGCAACTGGATACGAACTAGCCTTACAGGCTGCCCATCAGATACTACTCGAGAGAAAATAA
- the accB gene encoding acetyl-CoA carboxylase biotin carboxyl carrier protein, which translates to MDIRKIKKLIEIIEESDIAEIEITEGEESVRINRYSSRSAPVAYATAPPASVAAAAAPAIAESATVEPSGHVVKSPMVGTFYRSASPGSAPFVELGKSVKAGDTLCIIEAMKILNQIESDKSGVIKQILIEDAQAVEYDQALFIIE; encoded by the coding sequence GTGGATATTAGAAAAATTAAAAAACTGATCGAAATTATTGAAGAATCTGACATCGCTGAAATTGAAATTACGGAAGGCGAAGAGTCTGTGCGTATTAATCGTTACTCATCACGTTCCGCACCTGTTGCATATGCAACTGCCCCACCTGCTTCAGTAGCTGCTGCAGCAGCTCCGGCGATAGCTGAATCTGCAACGGTTGAACCCTCAGGTCATGTCGTTAAATCACCCATGGTAGGTACATTCTATCGTTCAGCGTCTCCAGGCTCGGCACCTTTTGTAGAATTAGGCAAGTCCGTTAAAGCAGGCGATACACTTTGCATTATTGAAGCAATGAAAATTCTTAACCAAATTGAGTCGGATAAGAGTGGCGTTATCAAGCAAATATTAATCGAAGATGCACAAGCGGTCGAATATGATCAAGCACTATTCATCATAGAATAA
- the accC gene encoding acetyl-CoA carboxylase biotin carboxylase subunit — protein MFDKLVIANRGEIALRILRACRELDIKTVAVYSSPDRDLKHVRLADEAICIGPAASIDSYLNIPAIISAAEVTDAEAIHPGYGFLAESAEFSEKVKQSGFIFVGPEAETIRIMGDKIQAKKAMIASGIPCVPGNGEPLGDDNATNLKMAQEIGYPIIIKAAGGGGGRGMRTVHTEGALISSIALTKSEAGQFFGNATVYMEKFLEDPRHIEIQVLSDAHGNAIHLGERDCSMQRRHQKVVEEAPAPGITEEQRKFIGERCAQACVDMGYLGAGTFEFLYEKGEFFFIEMNTRIQVEHPVTEMVTGIDIVKEQIRIAAGEPLSYTQDDVVIRGHAIECRLNAEDPATFMPCPGTIDVFHMPGGPGIRCETHIYNGYKVPPFYDSMIGKLIAHGEDRNSAIARMKTALSEMVIDGIKTNIPLQIDIMADSAFALGSQNIHYLEKKLGMS, from the coding sequence ATGTTCGATAAACTTGTTATTGCTAATCGTGGTGAAATTGCTCTGCGTATTTTACGCGCCTGTCGCGAGTTAGATATTAAAACCGTGGCTGTTTATTCCAGTCCGGATCGTGATTTAAAACATGTTCGCCTGGCTGATGAAGCTATTTGTATTGGCCCCGCTGCCTCTATAGATAGTTATCTGAATATCCCTGCCATTATTAGCGCAGCAGAAGTAACAGATGCAGAAGCGATTCACCCCGGTTATGGATTTTTAGCAGAAAGTGCTGAATTTTCTGAAAAAGTCAAACAAAGCGGTTTTATCTTTGTCGGCCCTGAAGCGGAAACCATTCGTATCATGGGCGATAAAATCCAGGCAAAAAAAGCGATGATCGCGTCTGGAATCCCCTGCGTACCAGGCAATGGCGAACCATTAGGTGATGATAATGCAACCAATTTGAAGATGGCACAGGAAATTGGCTATCCGATTATCATTAAAGCAGCTGGCGGTGGTGGTGGCCGTGGTATGCGTACAGTGCATACCGAAGGTGCATTAATCAGCTCAATCGCCTTAACCAAATCAGAAGCCGGTCAATTTTTTGGCAATGCCACGGTCTACATGGAAAAATTCCTTGAAGACCCGCGTCATATTGAAATTCAGGTTCTTTCTGATGCACATGGCAATGCAATCCATTTAGGTGAGCGCGATTGCTCTATGCAACGTCGCCATCAAAAAGTAGTTGAAGAAGCGCCAGCACCTGGTATTACCGAGGAACAACGAAAGTTTATTGGCGAACGCTGTGCGCAAGCCTGTGTGGATATGGGCTATTTAGGTGCGGGAACCTTTGAATTTTTATACGAAAAAGGTGAGTTTTTCTTTATTGAAATGAATACCCGTATACAGGTTGAGCACCCTGTAACAGAAATGGTTACGGGTATTGATATAGTCAAAGAGCAAATACGCATTGCTGCCGGAGAGCCCCTTTCTTATACTCAGGATGATGTCGTTATACGAGGTCATGCGATTGAGTGCCGCTTAAATGCTGAAGACCCGGCAACCTTTATGCCTTGCCCGGGTACCATTGATGTTTTCCATATGCCGGGCGGCCCGGGAATTCGCTGTGAGACTCATATCTATAACGGCTATAAAGTACCCCCGTTTTATGATTCGATGATAGGTAAATTGATTGCGCATGGAGAAGATAGAAACAGCGCTATTGCACGCATGAAAACAGCGTTAAGTGAAATGGTCATAGATGGCATTAAAACCAATATTCCCTTGCAAATAGACATCATGGCGGACAGTGCTTTTGCGCTTGGCAGTCAGAATATCCATTATTTAGAAAAGAAACTAGGTATGAGTTAA
- the prmA gene encoding 50S ribosomal protein L11 methyltransferase, with amino-acid sequence MAWHQISVVSNDTSAADISNFLSELGAVSVTFMSAAAKPVYEPGIGETKIWEQTQTIALFELDASPEIIKTLLFQQFPENIMHDWYAEILQDQIWERAWMEHFQPIQFGERLWIYPSGQEQSKPGTVSLILDPGLAFGSGTHPTTALCLEWLANHDVTGKTVIDFGCGSGILAVAAVLLGAKEAHAIDIDPQALTATQDNAQKNQVASKIKTYLPEEFTHFEADLVLANILAKPLIELSENIGSLVQTQGQLVLSGILKEQADSVSTCYQEKFNMNTATIQDDWCRLDGLKI; translated from the coding sequence ATGGCCTGGCATCAAATTTCCGTGGTGAGCAACGACACCTCAGCTGCTGATATTTCCAATTTTCTTAGCGAACTAGGCGCTGTTTCAGTGACATTTATGAGCGCCGCAGCCAAACCTGTTTATGAACCTGGTATAGGCGAAACCAAGATTTGGGAGCAAACACAAACCATCGCTCTATTTGAACTTGATGCGTCTCCTGAAATTATCAAGACTCTGCTTTTCCAGCAGTTTCCAGAAAATATCATGCACGACTGGTATGCAGAAATCTTGCAAGATCAAATCTGGGAACGCGCATGGATGGAGCACTTCCAGCCTATACAATTTGGCGAACGCCTATGGATATACCCTTCAGGCCAGGAGCAGTCTAAGCCTGGCACTGTAAGTTTGATACTGGACCCAGGTCTCGCCTTTGGCTCGGGCACTCATCCAACAACTGCACTCTGTTTAGAGTGGCTGGCAAATCACGATGTTACAGGAAAAACGGTCATCGATTTTGGTTGTGGTTCTGGCATTCTTGCAGTTGCTGCTGTATTACTCGGCGCTAAAGAAGCACACGCAATTGATATAGATCCACAGGCGCTTACTGCGACACAGGATAATGCACAGAAAAATCAGGTCGCATCAAAAATAAAAACTTACTTACCCGAAGAATTCACTCATTTTGAAGCTGATTTAGTATTAGCAAATATTCTAGCTAAGCCACTAATTGAACTATCTGAGAATATTGGTAGTTTAGTGCAAACTCAAGGACAGCTGGTTTTATCTGGCATACTCAAAGAACAGGCTGATTCTGTTAGCACTTGCTATCAGGAGAAATTCAATATGAATACCGCTACTATCCAGGATGATTGGTGCCGCCTGGATGGCTTAAAAATATAA
- a CDS encoding DUF3426 domain-containing protein, whose amino-acid sequence MYNILCPNCNHSQQISLKQLKKKRNNVTCSACKLQFNARTILNSQASQSQKQEALVSEVQIPEISTLIKARSQAIEEPEAIDDPVIETYSWQQKKPAYHSQRWLAGVILGLFLLAFQVYYFKGYSLSQNPQIRPWINIFSTKLNYPLPVYRNLAEFSTIGSKLKLVSPGNYQVQISFINHADFAQRLPDILVSLHNLHGGLFARRIFTPEEYLSNENTPEIIESSANANIDFFITVPDQEIGGYSIELK is encoded by the coding sequence ATGTACAACATTCTTTGCCCAAATTGTAACCATTCTCAACAAATTAGCCTTAAACAGCTTAAAAAAAAACGCAACAACGTTACTTGTAGCGCATGTAAACTACAATTTAATGCACGTACAATACTCAACAGCCAAGCGTCTCAATCTCAAAAGCAGGAAGCGCTCGTATCGGAAGTACAAATACCAGAAATTTCAACATTAATTAAAGCTCGTTCACAAGCCATTGAAGAACCTGAAGCGATAGACGATCCCGTTATTGAGACATATTCCTGGCAACAAAAAAAGCCTGCGTATCATTCGCAACGATGGCTAGCCGGGGTTATTTTGGGACTTTTTTTATTAGCTTTTCAAGTTTATTACTTTAAAGGCTACTCTCTGAGTCAAAACCCACAAATAAGGCCCTGGATAAATATTTTTAGCACAAAACTCAATTACCCCCTGCCTGTTTATCGTAATTTGGCCGAATTTAGCACCATAGGTAGTAAATTAAAACTCGTTAGTCCCGGTAACTACCAGGTACAAATTAGCTTTATTAACCATGCTGATTTTGCTCAGCGTTTGCCAGATATCCTAGTCTCTTTGCATAACTTACACGGCGGCCTATTCGCACGAAGAATATTCACCCCCGAGGAATATTTAAGCAATGAAAATACGCCAGAGATCATTGAAAGCTCAGCGAATGCTAATATTGATTTCTTTATTACCGTACCTGATCAGGAAATTGGCGGCTATAGTATAGAATTAAAATAA
- a CDS encoding class I SAM-dependent rRNA methyltransferase, translating to MAHPELFLKKNEDKRLRKGHLWVFSNEVDTERSPLNQFNPGDTVQVVASDGQIMGSAYINPGTLVCARLLSRKPAAKLGSKMFTTRIARALALRERFYSKPYYRLIFGESDGLPGLVIDRFADVLSVQITTAGIERQKEPLLDVLVELLKPSAILLKNDNPQRELEGLSTESICAYGKLPEQLIIEENNAQFKIDILEGQKTGWFYDHRSSRAELAKLAKDRTVLDLFSYAGGWGIPAALNHARQVTCVDASASAIALAEQNAHLNQVSDTMQFIQSDVFDYLKQARLDKKRFDIVILDPPALIKRKKDFKSGYEAYRRLNHLALQVLEKDGILVSASCSYHLSKANLHEILRSSSRHIDRNLSFVATGGQSPDHPVHPAIPETEYLKTFFCTVSESL from the coding sequence ATGGCTCACCCAGAACTATTTCTCAAGAAAAACGAAGATAAACGCTTACGCAAAGGGCACCTGTGGGTGTTCAGTAATGAAGTTGACACCGAACGCAGCCCTTTGAATCAATTTAACCCTGGCGACACAGTTCAAGTTGTCGCCAGTGATGGTCAGATCATGGGTAGCGCCTATATAAATCCAGGCACGCTTGTTTGCGCCCGATTATTATCCAGAAAACCAGCGGCGAAGTTAGGTTCAAAAATGTTTACAACTCGTATCGCCCGAGCTCTGGCTTTACGCGAACGCTTTTATAGCAAGCCATATTACCGGCTTATTTTTGGCGAAAGTGATGGCTTGCCCGGCCTGGTTATCGATCGCTTTGCTGATGTTTTATCGGTACAAATAACAACTGCAGGCATAGAACGTCAAAAAGAACCTCTTTTAGACGTTTTAGTAGAATTACTAAAACCAAGTGCCATTTTGCTTAAAAATGACAACCCGCAAAGAGAATTAGAAGGCTTATCAACCGAATCCATCTGTGCTTACGGAAAATTACCCGAGCAGTTAATTATTGAAGAAAATAACGCTCAGTTCAAAATTGATATTTTAGAAGGCCAGAAAACCGGCTGGTTTTATGATCACCGTAGCAGCCGTGCTGAATTAGCCAAATTAGCTAAAGACAGGACTGTCCTGGATTTATTTTCCTATGCCGGAGGCTGGGGAATACCTGCTGCATTAAACCATGCGCGGCAGGTAACATGTGTCGATGCGTCAGCCAGCGCAATCGCTTTAGCAGAACAAAATGCACACTTAAATCAAGTGAGCGACACTATGCAGTTTATTCAAAGTGATGTCTTTGACTATCTAAAACAGGCTAGGCTGGACAAAAAGCGTTTTGATATTGTTATATTGGACCCGCCTGCTTTAATCAAACGTAAGAAGGATTTTAAATCAGGTTATGAAGCGTATCGCAGGCTCAACCACCTAGCCCTGCAAGTTTTGGAAAAAGACGGTATTTTAGTCTCTGCTTCTTGCTCTTACCATTTGAGCAAAGCTAATTTACACGAGATTTTGCGTTCTTCATCCCGCCATATTGATAGAAATCTAAGCTTTGTCGCAACCGGAGGCCAATCACCTGATCACCCGGTTCACCCCGCAATACCTGAAACAGAATATTTAAAAACCTTTTTTTGCACGGTTTCTGAAAGCCTGTAA
- a CDS encoding pirin family protein — MSTNIRELQTLTSGIATSDGDGVKMTRIIGSPELNMLDPFLLFDAFESEQANDYIGGFPDHPHRGFETVTYLLAGRMRHKDSAGHEGVIETGGVQWMTAGKGIIHSEMPEQEDGLLQGFQLWINLPAKQKMQAPAYQEFTAAQIAVERLANGTEIRVIAGTTNQGTTGPVINHWVNPLYMDVTLPENQLFEQTVNREDNVFIYIIDGELTVGESMRAISRRKMGVLREGEQVRAKANKTTRFLLLAAQPLNEPVARGGPFVMNTKAEVLQAFDDFKNNTFL, encoded by the coding sequence ATGAGTACTAATATTCGAGAATTACAAACCTTAACGTCAGGTATCGCTACCAGCGATGGTGATGGTGTAAAAATGACGCGCATTATCGGCTCGCCAGAGCTGAATATGCTGGATCCTTTTTTATTATTTGATGCCTTTGAATCGGAGCAGGCGAATGATTATATTGGCGGGTTTCCTGATCACCCACATCGTGGCTTTGAAACTGTCACCTATTTATTAGCAGGGCGGATGCGCCATAAAGACAGCGCAGGCCATGAAGGGGTGATCGAAACAGGAGGGGTGCAATGGATGACTGCAGGCAAGGGCATTATTCATTCTGAAATGCCGGAACAAGAAGATGGGTTATTGCAGGGTTTTCAACTATGGATCAATCTACCGGCTAAACAAAAAATGCAAGCCCCTGCTTATCAAGAATTTACTGCTGCTCAAATTGCCGTAGAGCGATTAGCCAATGGCACTGAAATACGTGTGATTGCAGGCACTACAAATCAGGGCACTACAGGACCAGTGATTAATCATTGGGTTAACCCTCTTTATATGGATGTAACTTTACCTGAAAATCAGCTATTTGAGCAAACCGTCAACAGAGAAGATAATGTTTTTATTTATATTATTGATGGTGAATTAACGGTAGGTGAATCCATGCGTGCAATCAGCCGTCGAAAAATGGGTGTGTTACGGGAAGGTGAGCAGGTAAGAGCTAAAGCAAATAAAACCACGCGATTTCTATTATTGGCCGCACAGCCATTAAATGAACCGGTAGCACGCGGTGGCCCGTTTGTGATGAATACCAAAGCTGAAGTATTACAAGCCTTTGATGATTTTAAAAACAATACTTTTTTGTGA
- a CDS encoding NADPH-dependent FMN reductase — MKILAFAASNSKQSLNKELARYAAGLLDDASVEVLDLNDYELPLFSVDREAQIGQPEPAKAFLAKIAESDALIISFAEHNGTYSAAYKNLFDWCSRINKKVYQQKDMILLATSPGPGGAARVLEIAKTSAPHFDGVVKASLSMPNFHDNFDVESGRIKNNEIKEQLIHAVQALLA, encoded by the coding sequence ATGAAAATCTTAGCCTTTGCCGCCAGTAATAGTAAACAGTCCCTTAACAAGGAATTAGCCCGATATGCTGCGGGATTACTGGATGATGCTTCTGTTGAAGTATTGGATTTAAATGACTATGAACTGCCATTATTCAGTGTTGATAGAGAAGCACAAATCGGCCAACCTGAGCCTGCCAAAGCATTTTTAGCAAAAATTGCTGAGAGTGATGCATTGATTATTTCATTTGCTGAGCATAACGGTACTTACTCTGCTGCTTATAAAAATTTATTTGACTGGTGTTCGCGTATCAATAAAAAAGTATATCAACAAAAGGATATGATTTTATTAGCAACTTCGCCGGGTCCTGGCGGTGCGGCTCGCGTATTAGAAATAGCAAAAACGTCAGCACCGCATTTTGATGGTGTCGTTAAAGCGAGTCTATCCATGCCAAATTTTCATGACAATTTTGATGTGGAATCAGGGCGCATAAAAAACAATGAAATTAAAGAGCAGTTAATTCATGCAGTGCAAGCTTTGCTAGCCTAA
- a CDS encoding DoxX family protein, producing the protein MNSLQVFSAPLGRTLLTLIFFISGLNKVFSYAGTQSYMEAFNVSGSLLPLVIVIEVLAGLAVIVGYKTRLAAFILAAFCLVSAFIFHANFADQMQSILFMKNLGLAGGLLLLVSNGAGAYALDNRLKSESM; encoded by the coding sequence ATGAATTCTTTACAGGTATTTTCAGCACCTTTAGGCCGTACTTTATTGACACTTATTTTCTTTATCTCAGGACTCAATAAGGTCTTTTCTTATGCCGGTACGCAAAGCTATATGGAAGCATTTAATGTCTCAGGCAGTTTATTGCCTTTAGTTATTGTTATTGAGGTGTTAGCAGGTTTAGCTGTCATTGTTGGCTATAAAACTAGATTAGCAGCATTTATATTAGCGGCTTTTTGTCTTGTCTCAGCGTTTATCTTTCATGCTAATTTTGCCGATCAAATGCAATCGATACTGTTTATGAAAAATCTCGGTTTAGCCGGTGGATTGTTGCTGTTAGTGAGCAATGGAGCGGGCGCTTATGCTTTGGATAATAGACTTAAAAGTGAATCAATGTAA